The sequence TCGCCTATGTCGACCACGACCGGAGTGAGCAGGTCGGCGGGGAAGTGACCACGTTCGGCGTAATGCCGGAGCACGGTGCTGGTGAAAGTGCCGCCCCGATTGGCGAAGACCCTTTCGAACAGCGCCTCGGAAACCTGTGGCGCGCCCTTGGGGTCGGTGAGGATGGCCGCGACCGCGCGACCTGCCGGGCTGAGTGCCCACGTGACCATGAGTTGAAGGGCCCGGATCAGATCGCCGCGCAGGTCGTCCGCTCCGGGGGTCGGTTCCTCTACGGGGTGCATGTGGTAGAGCGCGTCCAGGAGCACCTCGACGGGGTCGGACCAGCGGCGGTACAGCGTGGTCCGGGCCGTCGCGGCTCGCCTGCCGATGCCGTCCATGGTCAGGCGTCCGACCCCGACCTCCGCCACCTCTTCCAGCACCGCGGTGTAAATCGCGTTGGTCAACTCTTCGCCGCGCCGCCGGGTCCGCCCGTTGAGATCGCCCACAATCGCCCCTTGTTTAGCTACAAGCTTGTAGCTTATTTTAGATACAAGCTACATTCGTGTATCTAATTCTAGGGGATTTCCATGTCCATCGCCCCACCGGCCTCTGCGCAGCGGGCCGTACCGCTCGCTCAGCGATCCCTGGCCCCCGATCTCGCGCGGGGGCTCATGCTGCTGCTCATCGCGCTGGCCCACGCGCACATGTACCTGTCCGGCCACCAGCCGGGCTTCCGCGGCTACGCCCTGGACGGAGGCCCCGTCGACCGGGTGGTGGCCGGGATTCAGATCCTGCTGGTGGACGGGCGCGCACTCCCGATGTTCGCCGCCCTGTTCGGCTACGGACTGGTACAGCTCACGAACCGGCAGTCCGCCGCGGGCAGGAGCTGGCCGCAGATACGGCGGGTGCTACGAGCCCGGAGCCTGTGGCTGCTGGCGTTCGGGTTCTGCCACGCGCTGCTGCTGTTCTTCGGCGACATCCTGGGCGCGTACGGCCTGGTCGGGCTCGTTCTCGTCGGATTCATCCGGCGTACTGACCGCGCCGTGCTGTGGGCCGCCGGCGTCGGACTGGTCCTGCACGTCATCGTGCTCGCCCTGTTCGGGCTGCTCACGGTATTCGCCGAGAAGGGTGACACGCCCGCCGCGACGGCCGACCCGCTCGAGGCGACCGTGATGCGGCTGATCGGCTGGTCCGCGATGACGCCCACCTACTTCGCCGTGAGCGTCGTGCCGGCCTTCCTCCTCGGGATCTGGGCGGCACGCCGCCGCCTGCTGGACGAGCCGGGCCCGCACCGAGCGCTGCTCTCCCGGATCGCGACCATCGGCGTGGGCCTCGCGATCGTC comes from Streptosporangium roseum DSM 43021 and encodes:
- a CDS encoding TetR/AcrR family transcriptional regulator is translated as MGDLNGRTRRRGEELTNAIYTAVLEEVAEVGVGRLTMDGIGRRAATARTTLYRRWSDPVEVLLDALYHMHPVEEPTPGADDLRGDLIRALQLMVTWALSPAGRAVAAILTDPKGAPQVSEALFERVFANRGGTFTSTVLRHYAERGHFPADLLTPVVVDIGEALVTKRLLDTGRPLAAAELEAIVDQAILPAIGLGRSRAPGI
- a CDS encoding DUF418 domain-containing protein translates to MSIAPPASAQRAVPLAQRSLAPDLARGLMLLLIALAHAHMYLSGHQPGFRGYALDGGPVDRVVAGIQILLVDGRALPMFAALFGYGLVQLTNRQSAAGRSWPQIRRVLRARSLWLLAFGFCHALLLFFGDILGAYGLVGLVLVGFIRRTDRAVLWAAGVGLVLHVIVLALFGLLTVFAEKGDTPAATADPLEATVMRLIGWSAMTPTYFAVSVVPAFLLGIWAARRRLLDEPGPHRALLSRIATIGVGLAIVGGLPLMLVDTRLWTPAAAISVPAYVLHSLTGIAGGLGYAALIGLIVERMHRRNGRRSMTTGWVTTALAACGQWSLTCYLLQSVIFVAVFAPYAGGLGAHVGDAAASGIAVVTWSTTVLLAALLAPGGRRGPAEAALRRLTYGSVR